One segment of Fuscovulum ytuae DNA contains the following:
- a CDS encoding electron transfer flavoprotein subunit alpha/FixB family protein: MAVLLLADVNDGQLATDAVAKALSAVNALGEVHILVAGTSATAAAEAAKLDGASKVLHADDAAYDHGMAEATAALIVSLAGNYSHIAAAATAFSKNVLPRAAALLDVMVISDVTAVVDADTFERPIYAGNAIQTVKSSDGKKVLTVRTASFNAAASTGSAAVEKVAVAADGSLSSWVEDKVAASDRPELTSAGIVVSGGRGVGSQADFALIEKLADKLGAAVGASRAAVDSGYAPNDWQVGQTGKVVAPTLYVAVGISGAIQHLAGMKDSKVIVAINKDEEAPIFQVADYGLVADLFTAVPEMIEKL; the protein is encoded by the coding sequence ATGGCCGTTCTTCTTCTCGCCGATGTGAATGATGGCCAACTGGCCACCGACGCCGTCGCCAAGGCCCTCTCCGCCGTGAACGCTCTGGGCGAGGTTCACATCCTCGTCGCAGGCACCTCCGCAACTGCGGCGGCCGAGGCGGCAAAGCTCGACGGTGCCTCCAAGGTCCTTCACGCCGATGACGCCGCCTATGACCATGGGATGGCCGAGGCGACCGCCGCCCTGATCGTCTCGCTGGCTGGCAATTACAGCCACATCGCCGCCGCCGCGACCGCCTTCTCCAAGAACGTCCTGCCGCGCGCTGCCGCTCTGCTGGACGTGATGGTGATCTCGGACGTGACCGCTGTCGTGGACGCCGACACTTTCGAACGCCCGATCTATGCGGGCAACGCGATCCAGACGGTGAAATCCTCGGACGGCAAAAAGGTCCTCACCGTTCGCACCGCCTCCTTCAACGCCGCCGCCAGCACGGGCAGCGCCGCCGTTGAAAAGGTCGCTGTCGCCGCCGACGGTTCGCTGTCGTCTTGGGTCGAAGACAAGGTCGCCGCGTCTGACCGCCCGGAACTCACCTCGGCTGGCATCGTCGTCTCTGGTGGTCGTGGCGTTGGCTCCCAAGCCGACTTCGCATTGATTGAGAAACTGGCCGACAAGCTCGGCGCCGCCGTTGGTGCCTCCCGCGCCGCCGTCGACTCGGGCTATGCCCCGAACGACTGGCAGGTGGGCCAGACCGGCAAGGTCGTCGCCCCCACGCTCTATGTCGCTGTGGGCATCTCTGGCGCGATCCAGCACCTTGCAGGCATGAAAGACAGCAAGGTCATCGTCGCGATCAACAAGGACGAAGAGGCCCCGATCTTCCAAGTGGCCGATTACGGCCTCGTGGCCGACCTCTTCACCGCTGTGCCGGAAATGATCGAAAAACTCTGA
- a CDS encoding electron transfer flavoprotein subunit beta/FixA family protein, whose amino-acid sequence MKVLVPVKRVIDYNVKVRVKADGSGVDLANVKMSMNPFDEIAVEEAIRLKEKGIATEVVVVSIGVKQSQETLRTALAMGADRAILIEAAADVHTDIEPLAVAKLLAGVVKEEGPGLVLCGKQAIDNDMNATGQMLSALLGWSQATFASEVAIEGDTAKVTREVDGGLQTIAVKLPTIISVDLRLNEPRYASLPNIMKAKTKPLATKTPADYGVDVAPRLSVVKSVEPAGRKAGVKVGSIEELIAKLKDEAGVI is encoded by the coding sequence ATGAAGGTCTTGGTGCCTGTCAAACGTGTGATCGACTACAACGTGAAGGTCCGCGTAAAGGCGGATGGTTCCGGCGTCGATCTCGCCAACGTCAAGATGTCGATGAACCCCTTTGACGAGATTGCCGTCGAAGAGGCGATCCGGCTCAAGGAAAAGGGCATCGCGACCGAAGTCGTCGTCGTTTCCATCGGCGTGAAGCAGTCGCAGGAAACCCTGCGCACCGCGCTCGCCATGGGTGCCGACCGCGCCATCCTGATCGAAGCCGCCGCCGATGTGCATACCGATATCGAACCGCTGGCCGTGGCAAAGCTGCTGGCTGGTGTGGTCAAGGAAGAAGGCCCCGGCCTCGTCCTCTGCGGCAAGCAGGCGATCGACAATGACATGAACGCCACAGGCCAGATGCTTTCGGCCCTCTTGGGCTGGTCGCAGGCCACCTTCGCGTCGGAAGTCGCCATCGAAGGCGATACCGCCAAGGTGACGCGCGAAGTCGATGGCGGCCTCCAAACCATTGCCGTCAAGCTGCCGACCATCATCTCGGTCGATCTGCGCCTGAACGAACCGCGCTATGCATCGCTCCCGAACATCATGAAGGCCAAGACCAAACCCTTGGCCACCAAGACCCCCGCCGATTATGGCGTGGACGTCGCCCCCCGCCTCTCCGTGGTGAAAAGCGTGGAACCGGCAGGCCGCAAGGCAGGCGTGAAAGTGGGTTCGATCGAGGAACTCATCGCGAAACTCAAAGACGAAGCAGGGGTGATCTAA
- a CDS encoding cob(I)yrinic acid a,c-diamide adenosyltransferase: MVVLSKIYTKTGDAGETALGNGARVAKHATRVSAYGTVDETNATVGLARLHADPEMDKSLARISNDLFDLGADLCTPDMHLDATLPYTPLRMQEAQVQRLEREIDAMNARLQPLRSFILPGGSPLAAQLHLCRTVCRRAERLTVELATMESVNPEAVKYLNRLSDWFFVAGRIANDDGRADVLWVPGLTREG, from the coding sequence ATGGTCGTCCTGTCGAAAATCTACACCAAGACCGGCGATGCCGGGGAAACCGCACTTGGCAACGGCGCGCGCGTGGCCAAACACGCCACCCGCGTCTCGGCCTATGGCACCGTGGATGAAACCAACGCCACCGTCGGCCTTGCCCGCCTCCATGCCGACCCGGAAATGGACAAGTCCCTCGCCCGCATCTCGAACGATCTTTTCGACCTCGGGGCCGATCTCTGCACGCCCGACATGCATTTGGACGCTACGCTCCCCTACACCCCCCTCAGGATGCAAGAGGCACAGGTCCAGCGGCTCGAACGCGAAATCGACGCGATGAATGCCCGCCTGCAACCCCTGCGCAGCTTCATCCTGCCCGGCGGCTCGCCCCTTGCCGCGCAGCTTCACCTCTGCCGCACCGTCTGCCGCCGCGCCGAACGCCTGACGGTCGAACTCGCCACCATGGAATCGGTCAACCCTGAGGCGGTGAAATACCTCAACCGCCTGTCCGACTGGTTCTTCGTCGCAGGCCGCATCGCCAATGACGATGGCCGCGCCGACGTCCTCTGGGTGCCCGGCCTGACCCGCGAAGGCTGA
- a CDS encoding twin transmembrane helix small protein has protein sequence MLSDPLFIIAALAAFAVLAILMVGIGGFAKGGDFNRKHANRIMRYRIIAQAVAVALIVAFAYLHSKG, from the coding sequence ATGCTCTCCGATCCGCTTTTCATCATCGCCGCACTCGCGGCCTTTGCCGTTCTCGCCATCCTGATGGTGGGCATCGGCGGCTTCGCCAAAGGTGGCGACTTCAACCGCAAACACGCCAACCGCATCATGCGCTATCGCATCATCGCCCAAGCCGTGGCCGTGGCCCTGATCGTCGCCTTCGCCTATCTGCATTCCAAAGGGTAA
- a CDS encoding SDR family oxidoreductase yields the protein MRTILITGCSSGIGHHAAHALKARGWRVFATCRQQGDCDRLIAEGLESFPLDYASEDSIARAVEETLSRTDGRLDALFNNGAFACPGAVEDLPRGALREIFETNLFGYHDLSRRLIPTFRAQGHGRIVQCSSVLGLVGAKWRGAYVSTKFALEGLSDVLRLEMTGTGVEVILIEPGPIGTRIRQNAIPHFEKWIDWENSARRDEYAALRDRLYKPSAKKDRFELPCSAVTAKLIHAVESPRPRARYYVTTPTYIAGLLRRLLPTRLLDRAIAKG from the coding sequence ATGCGTACGATCCTCATTACCGGCTGCTCTTCCGGCATCGGCCACCATGCCGCCCACGCGCTCAAGGCGCGCGGCTGGCGTGTCTTTGCCACCTGCCGCCAGCAAGGCGATTGTGACCGCCTGATCGCAGAGGGGCTGGAAAGCTTTCCCCTCGACTACGCCTCCGAAGACAGCATCGCGCGGGCGGTCGAAGAAACCCTCTCCCGCACCGATGGCCGCCTAGACGCACTCTTCAACAACGGCGCCTTCGCCTGCCCCGGCGCCGTCGAAGACCTGCCGCGTGGCGCCTTGCGCGAAATCTTTGAAACCAACCTCTTCGGCTATCACGACCTGTCGCGCCGCCTGATCCCCACCTTCCGGGCGCAAGGCCATGGCCGCATCGTGCAATGCTCTTCTGTGCTTGGCCTTGTCGGCGCGAAATGGCGCGGGGCCTATGTTTCAACCAAATTTGCCCTTGAAGGCCTGTCCGATGTCCTGCGCCTTGAAATGACCGGCACGGGGGTCGAGGTGATCCTGATCGAACCCGGCCCCATCGGCACCCGCATCCGCCAGAACGCCATCCCCCATTTCGAAAAGTGGATTGATTGGGAAAACTCCGCCCGCCGCGACGAATACGCCGCCCTGCGCGATAGGCTCTACAAACCTTCGGCCAAGAAAGACCGCTTCGAACTCCCCTGCTCCGCCGTCACGGCCAAATTGATCCACGCGGTGGAAAGCCCTCGCCCCCGTGCGCGCTATTACGTCACCACGCCCACCTATATCGCGGGCCTCCTGCGCCGCCTCCTGCCCACCCGTCTTCTGGACCGCGCCATCGCCAAGGGCTGA
- a CDS encoding SH3 domain-containing protein, producing MFRYLIFCGAGLYLALLIGGEDRGQERMGLRGAYAIELTSPSVTLAETEPDVAEDAPVIRAAAPADTIRILPVTKAAPTPAVLEQPAEPAFNDFNNPTVILRTITAEAANVRDAASRNGAIVDRVTRGEIVQMVEQVGDWVHIRIEGDGVEGFVHRRLISTEPPSLSTYSLFPASD from the coding sequence ATGTTTCGTTATCTCATTTTCTGCGGCGCTGGCCTTTACCTTGCTCTGCTGATCGGCGGCGAAGACCGCGGTCAGGAACGCATGGGCCTACGCGGTGCCTATGCCATCGAGCTTACCAGCCCATCCGTCACACTGGCCGAAACGGAACCAGACGTTGCCGAAGACGCGCCCGTGATCCGCGCGGCAGCCCCTGCCGACACGATCCGCATCCTGCCCGTCACAAAGGCCGCGCCGACGCCTGCCGTCTTGGAACAACCCGCCGAACCCGCCTTCAACGATTTCAACAACCCCACCGTCATCCTGCGCACCATCACCGCCGAAGCGGCCAATGTTCGCGACGCCGCCAGCCGCAATGGCGCCATCGTGGATCGTGTCACACGGGGCGAGATCGTTCAGATGGTCGAACAGGTCGGCGACTGGGTCCATATCCGCATCGAAGGCGACGGAGTCGAAGGCTTCGTTCATCGCCGCCTGATCTCAACCGAACCGCCCTCGCTCTCCACCTATTCGCTCTTCCCGGCCTCTGACTGA
- a CDS encoding DNA topoisomerase IV subunit A → MSDTPESPKIEPVLVAEPLSRAIGERYLTYALSTIMHRALPDARDGLKPVHRRILYAMRELRLSSTGGFRKSAKISGDVMGNYHPHGDAAIYDAMARLAQDFNVRYPLVDGQGNFGNIDGDNPAASRYTEARLTAIAETLMEGLAENAVDFRPNYDGTLEEPVVMPAAFPNLLANGASGIAVGMATNIPPHNLDELIGACHAMLGNPGITDEELVGFVPGPDFPTGGVLVEPKANILEAYRTGRGSFRLRAKWEVEDLGRGTWQIVVTEIPYQVQKGKLIEKLAELITTKKIPLLADVRDESADDVRIVLEPRARTVEPDVLMGTLFKNSDLEIRFSLNMNVLIDGKVPKVCSLKEVLRAFLDHRRDVLRRRSEHRMEKIDHRLEVLEGFIIAFLNLDRVIDIIRYDDDPKRALMAEDWGKDHKRATSEKDYVSPPLGEGELTEVQAEAILNMRLRSLRRLEEMELIRERDALMKERADLADLLESEKRQWKKIGAELEEIRKQFGKDTVIGRRRTTFAEMGDVEEVPFEAMIEREPITVICSKMGWIRAMKGHVALDTEVKFKDGDEGRFIFHAETTDKILLIGSNGRFYTLLGANLPGGRGMGEPVRLMVDLPNEAEITDLMIFRPGEKLLVASTAGDGFVVPSDEVLAQTRAGKQVLTVKDGVKTALCRRVSGDSVAVVGDNRKLLVFPLAELPEMAKGKGVRLQKYKDGGLSDAVTFTLTDGLSWKDPAGRTRTEADLTEWQGPRAGAGKMAPRGFPRDNRFT, encoded by the coding sequence ATGTCAGATACGCCCGAGAGCCCCAAGATAGAGCCTGTCCTTGTCGCAGAGCCGCTAAGCCGTGCGATCGGTGAGCGATATTTGACCTATGCGCTGTCGACCATCATGCACCGCGCGTTGCCGGATGCGCGGGATGGGTTGAAGCCGGTGCATCGCCGGATTCTCTATGCGATGCGGGAATTGCGGCTGAGTTCGACAGGGGGATTCCGCAAGTCGGCCAAGATCAGCGGCGATGTGATGGGGAACTATCACCCGCATGGGGATGCCGCGATCTATGACGCGATGGCGCGTTTGGCGCAGGATTTCAACGTTCGTTACCCACTGGTCGATGGGCAGGGGAACTTTGGCAATATTGACGGGGATAACCCGGCGGCCAGCCGCTATACCGAGGCGCGGCTGACGGCGATTGCCGAAACGCTGATGGAAGGGCTGGCGGAAAACGCGGTCGATTTCCGCCCGAACTATGACGGCACGCTGGAAGAACCCGTCGTGATGCCAGCGGCCTTTCCCAACCTGTTGGCGAATGGCGCGAGCGGGATCGCCGTGGGGATGGCCACGAATATCCCGCCGCATAATCTGGATGAGTTGATCGGGGCCTGCCATGCGATGCTGGGCAATCCGGGCATCACGGACGAGGAATTGGTGGGTTTCGTGCCGGGGCCGGATTTCCCGACGGGCGGGGTTCTGGTGGAGCCGAAGGCCAATATCCTTGAGGCCTACCGTACCGGGCGCGGCAGTTTTCGGCTGCGCGCGAAATGGGAGGTGGAGGATCTGGGGCGCGGCACGTGGCAGATCGTGGTCACGGAGATTCCCTATCAGGTGCAGAAGGGCAAGCTGATCGAAAAGCTGGCCGAGCTGATCACGACGAAGAAGATCCCGCTCTTGGCAGATGTGCGGGACGAAAGCGCCGATGACGTGCGCATCGTTCTGGAGCCGCGGGCGCGGACGGTGGAACCCGATGTCCTGATGGGCACGCTGTTCAAGAACAGCGATCTGGAGATCCGCTTCAGCCTGAACATGAATGTGCTGATCGACGGCAAGGTGCCGAAGGTGTGCAGCCTGAAAGAGGTGCTGCGGGCCTTCCTTGACCATCGGCGCGATGTGTTGCGGCGGCGGTCGGAACACCGGATGGAAAAGATCGACCATCGGTTGGAGGTTCTGGAAGGCTTTATCATCGCCTTCCTGAATCTGGATCGGGTGATTGACATCATCCGCTATGACGACGATCCCAAGCGCGCCTTGATGGCCGAGGATTGGGGCAAGGATCACAAGCGGGCGACGTCGGAGAAGGATTATGTCTCGCCCCCTCTTGGTGAAGGGGAACTGACCGAGGTTCAGGCGGAAGCCATCTTGAACATGCGGCTGCGGTCTTTGCGGCGTCTGGAAGAGATGGAGCTGATCCGCGAGCGCGATGCGCTGATGAAAGAGCGGGCCGATCTGGCCGATCTTTTGGAAAGCGAAAAGCGGCAGTGGAAGAAGATCGGGGCGGAGCTTGAAGAAATCCGCAAGCAGTTTGGCAAGGATACGGTGATCGGTCGGCGGCGCACCACATTTGCCGAGATGGGCGATGTGGAAGAGGTGCCGTTTGAGGCGATGATCGAGCGGGAACCCATCACGGTGATCTGTTCCAAGATGGGATGGATCCGCGCGATGAAGGGGCATGTCGCGCTGGACACCGAGGTGAAGTTCAAGGACGGCGATGAGGGGCGGTTCATCTTCCACGCCGAGACCACGGACAAGATTTTGCTGATCGGGTCGAACGGGCGGTTCTATACGCTTTTGGGCGCGAACCTGCCGGGTGGGCGGGGCATGGGGGAACCCGTGCGTCTGATGGTCGATCTGCCGAATGAGGCGGAGATCACCGATCTGATGATTTTCCGCCCCGGCGAGAAGTTGTTGGTGGCGTCCACGGCGGGGGATGGGTTCGTGGTGCCGTCGGATGAGGTGCTGGCCCAGACACGGGCGGGCAAGCAGGTGCTGACGGTGAAGGATGGGGTGAAGACCGCGCTGTGCCGTCGGGTTTCGGGCGATAGCGTGGCGGTGGTGGGGGATAACCGCAAGCTGCTGGTCTTCCCGCTGGCGGAATTGCCCGAGATGGCCAAGGGCAAGGGCGTGCGGTTGCAGAAATACAAGGATGGCGGGCTGTCGGATGCCGTCACCTTCACGCTGACCGATGGGCTTTCGTGGAAAGACCCGGCGGGGCGGACGCGGACCGAGGCCGATCTGACCGAATGGCAGGGGCCGCGAGCGGGCGCGGGCAAGATGGCGCCGCGCGGGTTCCCGAGGGACAATCGATTTACGTAA
- a CDS encoding DUF898 family protein, which translates to MDQTGELRVSYRGDPAKLFPLALGTGVLGVITLGIYRFWAKARIRRHVWGQVRVGDDAMEFTGTGLEMFLGFLMAVVALAVYLALVQLILFAVGIRFVLDPQNQMEEVAQGISIALSFLAVLPLMLFAAYRARRYKLARTRLRGIRFAMENAAGGYMLRGLFYLLLTVGSAGVLWPLMTYRLEAFMTERTWYGSARFRQGGRWTGLYGAYFHVLVGIGMLVLAVAAGVAGMEWQAGLLGALGVIWGMIGLVIYRVRAFAYLMSHKEMDGGLGFRAVPRAGRVVWLYLKGVVIVGLLGGIGSAAIFAPLGSLMAGVEEPSALLAFEFAVLGFLAYLLVLTVFGALTLVFINQPILGHFVDSVTVTGADALDAVRQRASDRGADAEGLADALDMGGAF; encoded by the coding sequence ATGGATCAAACCGGGGAGTTGCGCGTTTCCTACCGGGGTGATCCGGCGAAGCTGTTTCCGCTGGCGCTGGGGACCGGGGTTCTGGGCGTGATCACGCTGGGCATCTATCGGTTCTGGGCCAAGGCGCGCATCCGGCGGCATGTCTGGGGGCAAGTGCGGGTGGGCGATGACGCCATGGAATTCACCGGCACGGGGCTGGAGATGTTCCTTGGCTTTCTAATGGCGGTGGTGGCGCTGGCTGTCTATCTGGCGCTGGTGCAACTGATCCTCTTCGCGGTGGGGATACGGTTCGTTCTGGACCCACAAAACCAGATGGAAGAGGTGGCGCAGGGGATTTCCATCGCGCTGTCCTTTCTGGCGGTGCTGCCCCTGATGCTGTTCGCGGCCTATCGGGCGCGGCGCTACAAGCTGGCGCGGACGCGGCTGCGGGGGATACGCTTTGCGATGGAAAATGCGGCTGGCGGCTACATGCTGCGCGGGTTGTTTTACCTGCTGCTGACAGTGGGATCGGCGGGGGTGCTGTGGCCGCTGATGACCTATCGGCTGGAGGCCTTTATGACCGAGCGGACATGGTATGGTAGCGCGCGGTTTCGGCAGGGAGGGCGGTGGACGGGGCTATATGGAGCCTATTTTCATGTGCTTGTCGGGATTGGGATGCTGGTTCTGGCGGTGGCTGCCGGTGTGGCGGGGATGGAGTGGCAGGCGGGGCTATTGGGGGCCTTGGGTGTGATCTGGGGGATGATCGGGTTGGTGATCTATCGGGTCCGGGCCTTTGCCTATCTGATGTCCCATAAGGAGATGGACGGTGGCCTTGGCTTTCGCGCGGTGCCACGGGCGGGGCGGGTGGTCTGGCTTTACCTCAAGGGCGTCGTCATCGTGGGCCTTTTGGGGGGGATCGGGTCGGCGGCGATCTTTGCGCCCTTGGGGAGTTTGATGGCAGGGGTGGAGGAGCCTTCGGCCCTGCTGGCCTTTGAATTCGCGGTGCTGGGTTTCTTGGCCTATCTTTTGGTGCTGACGGTGTTCGGGGCGCTGACGCTTGTTTTCATCAACCAGCCGATCCTTGGGCATTTCGTCGACAGCGTGACGGTGACGGGTGCGGATGCGCTGGATGCGGTGCGGCAGCGGGCATCGGACCGTGGCGCGGATGCCGAAGGTTTGGCCGATGCTCTGGATATGGGCGGGGCCTTTTGA
- a CDS encoding M48 family metallopeptidase — MAPAPEEAVWFDGVSARRQAVVVEVSPDGRALRFGREVWPLDRLRRIEGEALVLALAVADGDELPRDPARLVLAEGALAAWVRAEAKGLARRDVRRGTGVKVAGRIVLAGVALAAILFVFLPRISDLLADQLPLAQEVAFGQAVLRQVEGMLGAEGSLVCDNPAGGAALEKMGRRLTEGQGLRYDIDLAVFDHEMLNAFAAPGGHVVILRGLLDEAESPEEVAGVLAHEIGHVEARDPVRLAFRAAGSAGILALVLGDVTGGTVIGLAGDYVLRASYTREAEAAADDFAFDLLARTGVGTEGLAAFFDRIEGMGGDVPEILSSHPASGNRAEAARAGGGKADEPVLSDVEWRALRGICG, encoded by the coding sequence ATGGCCCCCGCGCCAGAAGAGGCCGTTTGGTTCGACGGGGTTTCCGCGCGGCGGCAGGCGGTGGTGGTGGAGGTTTCGCCCGACGGGCGTGCCTTGCGTTTCGGGCGCGAAGTTTGGCCCTTGGATCGGCTGCGGCGGATCGAGGGGGAGGCGCTGGTTCTGGCGCTGGCCGTGGCGGATGGGGACGAGTTGCCGCGCGATCCGGCGCGTTTGGTGCTGGCCGAGGGTGCGTTGGCGGCATGGGTCAGGGCCGAGGCGAAGGGTTTGGCGCGGCGTGATGTCAGGCGCGGCACGGGGGTGAAGGTCGCGGGGCGCATCGTTCTGGCGGGGGTGGCGCTGGCGGCGATACTGTTCGTGTTCTTGCCGCGGATTTCGGACCTTTTGGCCGATCAATTGCCTTTGGCGCAGGAGGTGGCCTTTGGGCAGGCCGTGCTGCGGCAGGTAGAGGGGATGCTGGGCGCGGAGGGAAGCCTCGTTTGCGACAACCCGGCGGGGGGGGCCGCGTTGGAAAAGATGGGGCGGCGGCTGACCGAGGGGCAGGGGCTGCGCTATGATATTGATCTGGCGGTGTTCGACCATGAGATGCTGAACGCCTTTGCCGCGCCGGGGGGCCATGTGGTGATCCTGCGCGGGTTGCTGGATGAGGCGGAAAGCCCTGAAGAGGTGGCAGGGGTTCTGGCGCATGAGATCGGCCATGTGGAGGCGCGCGATCCGGTGCGGCTGGCCTTTCGGGCGGCGGGATCGGCGGGGATATTGGCGCTGGTTCTTGGCGATGTGACCGGGGGAACGGTGATCGGCTTGGCAGGCGATTATGTCCTGCGGGCGTCTTACACGCGCGAGGCAGAGGCGGCGGCGGATGACTTTGCCTTTGATCTGCTGGCGCGGACGGGGGTGGGGACGGAAGGACTTGCCGCCTTTTTCGATCGGATCGAGGGGATGGGGGGCGACGTGCCCGAGATTCTGTCCAGCCATCCGGCAAGCGGCAATCGAGCGGAGGCCGCGCGGGCGGGTGGGGGTAAGGCGGATGAGCCTGTGCTGAGCGATGTGGAATGGCGGGCGTTGCGCGGCATCTGCGGGTAA
- a CDS encoding cytochrome P450: MPRDAATHTAKDAPLPVRVPLATEPLGILGTLRAGRRNVLELIPEIATHAPIISNPRGKRWHMVMDPDALRRVLRDRVEDYPKSDVTKLMLAPAIGQSMFIAEGQEWLWQRRTAAPVFSHRNVANLAPVMTAAADRASARFAAAAGRAADAFDEMVTATFEVISDVTFSGNDGFDRDAVHKAIDAYIGQTAKISLLDVIGAPPWVPRPSRMLSGPGLRDMKKMADATIDRRRSEKGSNPMPDLLDLLMAGEDPKSGRKMTTEEIRDNLLTFIVAGHETTALTLSWALYLMAFDPALQDRARAEAQSILGPRTATAEDVPRLPFIRQVIDETLRLYPPAAFLSRTAQKNDELCGREVRRGDTVILPIYALHRHKKLWPNPDSFDPDRFAPGHQTDRFAFLPFGDGPRICIGANFAIQEAVIILATLLARFRFARIPGKDPKPVMILTLRPEGGVWLSVTSAESSG, from the coding sequence ATGCCCCGCGATGCCGCAACCCATACCGCCAAGGATGCCCCACTTCCCGTCCGCGTTCCCCTGGCGACGGAACCGCTCGGCATCCTCGGCACACTCCGTGCGGGCCGCCGCAATGTGCTGGAACTGATCCCCGAAATCGCCACCCACGCCCCCATCATCTCAAACCCGCGCGGCAAACGCTGGCATATGGTGATGGACCCCGACGCGCTTCGCCGCGTGCTGCGCGACCGGGTCGAGGATTACCCCAAATCCGATGTGACCAAACTCATGCTCGCCCCGGCCATCGGACAGTCGATGTTCATCGCCGAAGGGCAGGAATGGCTGTGGCAGCGCCGCACCGCCGCCCCCGTCTTTTCGCATCGCAACGTCGCAAACCTCGCCCCCGTGATGACCGCCGCCGCCGACCGCGCCTCGGCCCGCTTTGCCGCCGCCGCGGGCCGCGCCGCCGATGCCTTTGACGAAATGGTCACCGCCACCTTCGAGGTGATCTCGGACGTCACCTTTTCCGGTAACGACGGTTTTGATCGTGACGCCGTCCACAAGGCCATCGATGCCTATATTGGCCAGACGGCAAAGATTTCCCTCCTTGACGTGATCGGCGCACCGCCTTGGGTGCCGCGCCCCTCGCGCATGCTTTCCGGCCCTGGCCTGCGCGATATGAAAAAGATGGCAGACGCCACCATCGACCGTCGCCGCAGCGAAAAGGGCAGCAATCCGATGCCCGATCTGCTCGATCTTCTGATGGCAGGAGAAGACCCGAAGTCAGGCCGCAAGATGACGACCGAAGAGATCAGGGATAACCTTCTGACCTTCATCGTCGCGGGCCATGAAACCACGGCCCTCACCCTGTCTTGGGCGCTCTATCTGATGGCCTTCGACCCCGCCCTGCAAGACCGCGCGCGGGCCGAAGCACAGTCCATCCTCGGCCCGCGCACGGCAACGGCCGAAGACGTGCCGCGCCTGCCCTTCATCCGGCAGGTCATCGACGAAACCCTTCGCCTCTACCCGCCCGCCGCCTTCCTGTCGCGCACCGCCCAGAAAAACGACGAGCTTTGCGGGCGCGAGGTGCGGCGCGGTGATACCGTCATCCTGCCGATCTATGCGCTGCATCGCCACAAAAAGCTCTGGCCCAACCCCGACAGCTTCGATCCCGACCGGTTCGCCCCCGGCCATCAGACCGACCGTTTCGCCTTCCTGCCTTTCGGTGATGGCCCCCGCATCTGCATCGGCGCGAATTTCGCGATCCAAGAGGCGGTCATCATCCTCGCCACCCTGCTTGCCCGCTTCCGCTTTGCCCGCATCCCCGGCAAAGACCCCAAACCCGTCATGATCCTTACCCTTCGTCCCGAAGGCGGGGTCTGGCTTTCGGTCACATCTGCGGAATCTTCTGGATAG